AGTCCCAATTACCCTACAACAAGGTTGATATAAGACCACACTTCTAAATCCATTATTTAAATTAAATTTTTTTTTAATTTCTAAAACTTTTTTTTATTTTATTTGATTACAGATCAAGTGAAACATTATGAAATCATTTATAATACTCTGCGGTGGAAGAAGCAAAAGAATGGGGAAAGATAAAGGTTCCCTTATTTTAAAGGGGAAACCAATGATATTCCATGTACTTGATACAATATCAGATATTGCAGATGAAATAATACTTGTTCTAAGAGATGAAAAACAGGTAGAAAGTTATAAAAAATTATTAAAGAATGATTATGGGAATCTGAATATAGTTACAGACAAAAATAAAGATCGGGGCCCATTAATAGGTATATTGACCGGGCTTTCGGCCATAAAGTCTGACTATGCTCAAATTTTACCATGTGATTCGCCCTTTATCTCTCAAGAATTTGTTTTAAATATGTTCAAAGCCGTAGAAACTAATAAATATGATGCAATAGTTCCGGTATGGGAAGATGGGTATGTTGAACCGCTTCATTCAATTTATAAAAAAACTGTTTCAGATACTATTTCCAAGCTCATTGAAGAAGGAAAAATGGACGTAAAATCGTTGATTAAGAATATAAATGCCAGATACGTTGATACAAAAGAACTTGACGCTACCACACAAAGTTTTCAGAATATAAATACAATTAAAGACTTTCAAAACTATTAAACCAAAAGTGATTTCATGAAGATTCAGTTCCCCTTAAAAGATTTAAAATCAATCAGTAACAGATTAATAGCTGCGTCTTTTCTTATCTTAGTTCTTTTTGCTCTTTTTATTTATTACAGTGAAAACTATGAAACACAAGCCCAGTATCCATCAACCAGAACAGTTTTATCAGACTATCCAGAAGGAAAAATGATTTCAGTAGATGGTGACGTTATAGCTGTTTATGAAGGTGGATTTTATCTGGAAGATGATTATAAAGGAGAAAGTGTAACATATAATGTTAGTTCTTCATCCAAAGTTGAAATGTATGATAAAGTATCAGTCTTAGGAAAACTGGGGCCTTCATACACTGTTAAAGTTTCAAAGATACTTGTACATAAAAAATGGAAAGAAGACTTTATT
Above is a genomic segment from Methanobacterium sp. containing:
- a CDS encoding molybdenum cofactor guanylyltransferase, with the protein product MKSFIILCGGRSKRMGKDKGSLILKGKPMIFHVLDTISDIADEIILVLRDEKQVESYKKLLKNDYGNLNIVTDKNKDRGPLIGILTGLSAIKSDYAQILPCDSPFISQEFVLNMFKAVETNKYDAIVPVWEDGYVEPLHSIYKKTVSDTISKLIEEGKMDVKSLIKNINARYVDTKELDATTQSFQNINTIKDFQNY